A part of Paenibacillus sp. sptzw28 genomic DNA contains:
- the sbnA gene encoding 2,3-diaminopropionate biosynthesis protein SbnA — MVLVLKKEEKLPAVKNSVAECVGTTPLVRLNRMFPQSHIEVIAKLEYMNPGGSMKDRPARFIIEEGFKSGTINQGTHIIESTSGNLGVALAMMARIYGLSVTCVVDPKIAPTNLNIMKQMGANIAMVEERDDQGGYLQTRIKRVQQLLQKEPNAFWINQYANDNNWRAHYEGTGSEIAESLEYADILVAGVSTSGSIMGTSRRMREKFAKLRVVAVDAVGSIIFGSPAGPRELPGIGASRVPELLNRSEIDEVIHVGDRDSAEGCRELLLSEGIFAGGSSGSVVAAIQRLIPTLEPRADRPIRIVTLFPDRGDRYMDLVYDDRWVQGLERSVHI; from the coding sequence GTGGTTTTGGTACTGAAAAAAGAGGAAAAGCTTCCTGCAGTCAAAAACTCGGTGGCCGAATGTGTCGGTACAACACCATTGGTCAGACTAAACCGGATGTTCCCGCAATCACATATCGAAGTTATCGCCAAATTGGAGTATATGAACCCGGGAGGCAGTATGAAAGACCGGCCTGCCAGATTTATCATCGAAGAGGGATTCAAGAGCGGCACAATCAATCAAGGGACTCACATCATAGAAAGCACCTCGGGTAATCTCGGTGTTGCTTTGGCAATGATGGCGCGCATTTACGGGTTGTCGGTGACCTGTGTGGTCGATCCGAAAATTGCCCCGACCAACCTGAATATTATGAAACAAATGGGCGCCAATATCGCGATGGTAGAAGAAAGGGACGATCAGGGGGGATATTTGCAAACGAGAATAAAGCGGGTACAGCAGCTTCTGCAGAAGGAGCCGAACGCTTTCTGGATCAACCAGTATGCCAATGATAACAATTGGCGCGCGCATTACGAGGGAACCGGGTCGGAAATAGCCGAATCGCTCGAATATGCGGACATTTTGGTGGCCGGGGTGAGCACGTCGGGAAGCATTATGGGTACGAGCCGGAGAATGCGCGAGAAATTCGCAAAGCTTCGAGTCGTAGCCGTCGATGCTGTAGGCTCGATTATATTCGGCAGCCCGGCGGGCCCACGCGAACTGCCCGGCATCGGAGCAAGCCGGGTGCCGGAATTGTTGAACAGATCGGAAATCGACGAGGTCATCCATGTGGGAGACCGCGATTCGGCCGAAGGCTGCCGGGAGCTTCTTCTCAGCGAGGGCATATTTGCCGGTGGGTCCAGCGGCTCTGTCGTAGCGGCAATTCAGCGATTGATTCCAACGCTTGAGCCGCGCGCGGACAGACCGATTCGGATTGTCACCCTGTTTCCCGACCGCGGGGACCGGTATATGGACCTCGTTTACGATGACCGGTGGGTTCAAGGATTGGAGAGGAGTGTACATATATGA
- a CDS encoding IucA/IucC family protein, whose amino-acid sequence MNQTNLLEKPAAVNGDDWVKVIKPELIKRVEDRIICQLIETLLYEGIVPFDRESLPGGEERFTVHAQNSDGVSAAYVCTGRTKQSFGRIRVRRNSVRRIQSGGDPSETQLTEFVSEVLGNAGCGERLPVFLDELIQTLLKDTQAHAVRLASALSATERSYDALEANVLDGHPYHPCYKSRIGFSLVDNAAFGPEFKPEVKPVWLAVSAEDCRLSYSSAIDYEKFIKRELGDETLECFHEKIKAAGGEPEAFRLVPVHPWQWREIVGAAFYRNIAEGRIIALGEGEDSYRPQQSIRTMANAASPHKSYLKLPLSITNTSTGRILARHTILNASLISDWLHGLLEGDEAAGRTGVVLLREVAGAAFDHETLPELAQAKAYGTLGVIWRESLHGYLSESEEAVPFNALCHVEATGRPLIAPWIERYGVLEWTEAVIRASVIPIIHMLYAHGVALESHAQNMILIHKDGMPGRVALKDFHDGIRFSRRHLADSDACPQLNPVPGHHPKINRNSFIETDDPAVVRDFVHDAFFFINIAELCMFLEEHFGLEEAVFWRITAGVIREYERQNPQYRERFEQFDLFADTIQVEQLTKRRLFGDTEFRVHDVPNPLSRFR is encoded by the coding sequence ATGAACCAAACAAACCTGCTGGAGAAGCCGGCTGCCGTTAACGGCGACGACTGGGTGAAAGTGATCAAGCCGGAGCTTATCAAACGAGTTGAAGACAGAATTATTTGCCAATTAATCGAAACGCTGCTGTACGAAGGCATAGTTCCGTTCGACCGGGAAAGCTTGCCGGGCGGAGAAGAACGATTTACCGTTCATGCGCAGAACTCGGACGGCGTTTCCGCAGCCTATGTCTGCACCGGACGGACCAAGCAAAGCTTCGGCCGTATCCGGGTACGCCGTAATTCCGTAAGACGCATCCAGTCCGGCGGTGATCCATCGGAAACGCAGCTCACGGAGTTTGTCAGCGAGGTGCTTGGAAATGCCGGATGCGGCGAACGTCTGCCGGTATTTCTCGACGAGCTGATTCAGACGCTGCTTAAAGACACTCAAGCGCACGCTGTCCGTCTTGCTTCAGCTCTTTCCGCAACGGAAAGATCGTATGACGCTTTGGAAGCGAACGTGCTGGACGGCCACCCATACCATCCTTGTTATAAATCAAGGATCGGTTTCAGCCTGGTGGATAATGCCGCCTTCGGGCCGGAATTCAAACCGGAAGTGAAGCCCGTTTGGCTTGCTGTTTCCGCCGAAGACTGCCGCCTGTCATATTCCAGTGCCATTGACTACGAGAAGTTTATAAAGAGGGAGCTTGGGGATGAAACACTCGAGTGTTTCCACGAAAAGATTAAAGCCGCCGGAGGGGAGCCGGAAGCATTCAGGCTGGTCCCGGTCCATCCTTGGCAGTGGAGAGAAATCGTCGGTGCAGCATTCTACCGGAATATTGCCGAAGGGCGAATAATTGCGCTCGGAGAAGGCGAAGACTCGTATCGGCCGCAGCAGTCAATCCGTACGATGGCGAACGCGGCATCACCGCACAAATCGTATTTGAAGCTTCCGCTCAGCATTACGAATACGTCGACCGGCCGGATTTTGGCCCGACATACGATATTGAATGCATCTCTCATCTCCGATTGGCTTCACGGGCTGCTTGAAGGCGATGAGGCGGCGGGAAGAACCGGGGTTGTGCTTCTGCGCGAAGTGGCGGGTGCCGCATTCGATCATGAAACGCTGCCGGAGCTTGCTCAAGCCAAAGCGTACGGAACGCTCGGCGTGATCTGGCGGGAAAGCCTGCACGGATATTTGTCGGAGAGTGAAGAAGCGGTACCGTTTAACGCACTCTGTCATGTTGAAGCAACCGGACGTCCACTTATCGCTCCCTGGATAGAGCGTTATGGCGTGCTTGAATGGACCGAGGCGGTTATCCGGGCTTCCGTTATACCGATTATCCACATGCTTTATGCGCATGGCGTAGCACTGGAATCGCATGCCCAAAATATGATCCTGATTCATAAGGACGGCATGCCCGGACGTGTCGCGCTCAAGGATTTCCATGATGGAATTCGCTTCTCGCGCCGCCATCTGGCTGACTCGGACGCCTGCCCGCAGCTGAATCCGGTCCCAGGTCATCACCCGAAAATAAACCGCAATTCGTTCATTGAGACGGACGATCCGGCGGTGGTGCGCGACTTTGTCCACGATGCGTTCTTCTTTATCAATATTGCTGAGCTGTGCATGTTTCTTGAGGAGCATTTCGGTTTGGAAGAAGCGGTATTCTGGCGGATCACGGCAGGAGTAATACGCGAATATGAGCGGCAGAATCCGCAGTACCGGGAACGGTTTGAGCAATTCGATCTGTTTGCGGATACGATCCAGGTCGAGCAGCTGACCAAACGGCGTCTATTCGGCGATACGGAGTTCCGCGTGCATGACGTTCCTAATCCGCTCAGCCGTTTCCGCTGA
- a CDS encoding type III PLP-dependent enzyme yields the protein MGNKVLDYIDQWAQTRTDPVCAFIYDLQLLQEHAARRVQSLPEQCRLFYAMKANSDKEILKQLCGIVHGFEAASLGEILQIRDVSHDVPILFGGPGKTDREIEGAIEHRVSLIHAESIHELRRINVIAQKHGTTVPVLLRVNLRTSLPEATLAMGGRPTQFGIDEEDIPEAIRTALCLSSIKVEGFHLHSISNNLDAERHAELVSLYCMRVRQWADEFGLTVSVLNAGGGIGVNYADLDSQFDWDTFVSELSNVLDKQAWDGLQLYFEPGRYITAACGWYAAQVIDIKRNHGKNYAIVRGGTNHFRLPVSWQHSHPFEIVPLERWPYPFSRTELTDEEVTVVGQLCTPKDVLARDAHIGCLRIGDVVLFRFAGAYGWSISHHDFLSHPHPEHIFLP from the coding sequence ATGGGAAACAAGGTTCTTGATTACATCGATCAATGGGCGCAGACCCGGACAGACCCGGTTTGCGCGTTCATTTACGATTTGCAGCTGCTGCAGGAGCATGCCGCCCGGCGCGTGCAGTCGCTCCCTGAACAGTGCAGGTTATTTTATGCAATGAAAGCAAACTCGGATAAGGAAATATTGAAGCAGCTATGCGGGATCGTCCATGGCTTCGAGGCTGCATCGCTCGGGGAAATTCTTCAGATCAGAGACGTATCGCATGACGTGCCGATACTGTTCGGCGGACCGGGGAAGACCGACCGGGAAATTGAAGGCGCAATCGAACACAGGGTCAGTCTGATCCATGCGGAGAGCATCCATGAGCTGCGGCGCATTAACGTTATCGCGCAGAAGCACGGAACGACCGTTCCGGTTCTGCTGCGGGTCAACCTTCGCACTTCCCTTCCCGAAGCGACGCTTGCTATGGGGGGGAGACCGACTCAGTTCGGGATCGATGAAGAGGATATCCCGGAAGCGATCCGCACCGCTTTGTGTTTGTCTTCTATAAAGGTAGAAGGATTCCATCTTCACTCGATCTCGAACAATCTGGATGCAGAACGCCACGCCGAGCTGGTCTCTCTATACTGCATGCGTGTCCGCCAGTGGGCCGACGAGTTCGGCTTGACCGTTTCCGTGCTTAATGCGGGAGGCGGCATCGGCGTTAATTATGCGGATCTGGACAGCCAGTTCGATTGGGATACGTTTGTAAGCGAGCTGAGTAACGTGCTTGACAAACAGGCATGGGACGGTCTGCAGCTGTACTTTGAGCCAGGGAGATACATTACGGCAGCATGCGGCTGGTATGCCGCCCAGGTGATTGACATCAAGAGAAATCACGGCAAGAATTACGCAATTGTCCGAGGGGGCACCAACCATTTCCGGCTGCCAGTTTCCTGGCAGCACAGCCACCCGTTTGAGATCGTACCTCTTGAGCGCTGGCCATACCCTTTCTCAAGAACGGAGCTTACAGATGAGGAAGTTACGGTAGTCGGGCAGCTGTGCACTCCGAAGGATGTGCTGGCAAGAGATGCGCATATCGGGTGTCTGAGAATCGGGGATGTCGTCTTGTTTCGCTTCGCCGGTGCTTACGGCTGGTCCATATCCCATCATGACTTTCTGAGCCATCCGCATCCCGAGCATATATTCCTGCCGTAA
- a CDS encoding IucA/IucC family siderophore biosynthesis protein, which translates to MQVHSLLPDAGLISLRLAERASVRGLLNSFFREIGVFDIRGGLPETGFLPPVVKGETFSVQLPHSKKWITGMLDYYSMAGQHLYGDTFYTSETGGSFTEVDTNRLIGTILEEVSLYDQDVKRSQRLSELRGQIDNSLRKMRLYMAAALENADKGKPGQPDYIASEQSLLAGHPFHPTPKSSEGFSDEELPAYAPELRAAFRLHYFAASDVLIAEERLSGYDADPIPSEVINEARRLLQERCPHYRLIPLHPWQAQYVKRDERVQRMLADSTLVDLGPLGSPVYPTSSVRTVWDPGSGYFFKLPLHVRITNFIRENTAEQVRRTMDAAKILNSMGIFGCNESFQILPEIGFVGIRGGSDAYKGPHETDVQLFASFAVVFRKAHQLVGRESGSSFVVASLLECLPGEREPKLLQAVRRSGGGNIPDPDEWLAAYLRISMLPLLKLFADYGVSLEAHVQNSLVTIENGVPSRFYVRDLEGVSIVRDRFEHAEMDQTVVSSDSPVLYSEEEAWSRLKYYFFVNHLGSVIHTVAWQHHMGEGRLWKVVRSLLEKELKETKCFRLSGYIEDLLANPILPAKANLISRFQERGETPLYVDIPNSIYHCKEEL; encoded by the coding sequence TTGCAGGTACATTCATTATTGCCGGACGCGGGCTTGATCAGCTTACGGTTGGCCGAGAGGGCGTCCGTTCGGGGGCTGCTTAACAGCTTTTTTCGGGAAATCGGCGTGTTCGACATCAGGGGCGGGCTTCCGGAGACCGGTTTCCTGCCGCCAGTCGTTAAAGGAGAGACCTTCTCGGTCCAGCTGCCGCATAGTAAGAAATGGATCACAGGAATGCTTGATTATTATTCGATGGCGGGACAGCATTTGTACGGAGACACGTTTTATACAAGTGAGACCGGCGGTTCTTTCACTGAGGTGGATACAAACCGTTTAATCGGTACGATTCTGGAAGAAGTCAGCTTATACGACCAGGATGTTAAACGAAGTCAAAGGCTGTCCGAGCTGCGAGGACAAATCGATAACAGCCTGCGGAAGATGCGACTTTATATGGCCGCCGCTCTTGAAAACGCAGATAAAGGAAAGCCCGGACAGCCGGATTACATCGCATCCGAGCAATCTCTTCTGGCGGGACATCCGTTCCACCCGACTCCCAAGAGCTCGGAAGGCTTCTCGGACGAAGAACTTCCTGCCTATGCCCCGGAGCTGCGGGCAGCGTTCCGCCTGCATTATTTTGCGGCATCCGACGTGCTGATCGCAGAAGAGCGCCTGAGCGGTTATGATGCAGACCCTATTCCTTCCGAGGTCATAAATGAGGCTCGGCGGTTACTGCAAGAACGCTGCCCGCACTACCGGCTCATTCCGCTTCACCCCTGGCAGGCGCAGTATGTCAAGCGGGATGAACGGGTTCAGCGGATGCTGGCGGATAGTACGCTCGTCGATCTTGGGCCGCTCGGCAGTCCGGTATACCCGACTTCATCCGTACGCACCGTTTGGGATCCGGGGAGCGGCTATTTCTTCAAGCTCCCGCTGCATGTCAGAATTACAAACTTCATTCGTGAGAACACTGCGGAGCAGGTTCGCCGCACGATGGATGCGGCGAAAATATTGAACAGTATGGGTATCTTCGGTTGTAACGAAAGCTTTCAGATATTGCCGGAAATCGGGTTTGTGGGCATAAGGGGCGGAAGCGATGCTTACAAAGGGCCTCATGAGACGGATGTGCAGCTGTTTGCGAGCTTCGCGGTTGTGTTCCGCAAGGCTCACCAGCTGGTTGGCCGCGAAAGCGGGTCAAGCTTTGTCGTAGCGTCACTGCTCGAATGCCTTCCCGGGGAACGGGAACCGAAGCTGTTGCAAGCGGTAAGAAGGTCCGGCGGAGGAAACATACCAGACCCGGATGAATGGCTGGCCGCATACCTGCGCATTTCAATGCTGCCGCTTCTGAAATTATTTGCGGATTACGGAGTCAGTCTTGAAGCTCACGTGCAAAATTCACTTGTTACGATCGAGAATGGCGTGCCGAGCCGGTTTTACGTACGGGACCTGGAAGGGGTCAGCATCGTTCGCGACAGGTTCGAGCATGCAGAAATGGATCAGACCGTCGTTTCCAGTGATAGTCCCGTGCTGTACTCCGAAGAAGAAGCCTGGTCCCGGTTGAAATACTATTTCTTTGTCAATCATCTGGGTTCGGTCATTCATACCGTCGCTTGGCAGCATCATATGGGGGAGGGCAGACTGTGGAAAGTCGTCCGCAGCCTTCTGGAGAAAGAACTGAAAGAAACGAAATGCTTCAGACTTAGCGGATACATAGAGGATTTACTTGCGAATCCGATACTTCCGGCGAAAGCCAATTTGATCAGCCGATTCCAAGAACGGGGCGAAACGCCGCTTTATGTAGACATTCCAAATTCTATTTATCACTGCAAGGAGGAGCTATGA
- a CDS encoding HpcH/HpaI aldolase/citrate lyase family protein codes for MLRENTLKQKLADGLHVYGLFCSIPSPVVVEMIGCADYDFVIIDTEHVLVNPETLENMIRAAEAARITALVRVSGPNPKEILRALDGGAQGIVVPSVESREQAELIVRACRYHPQGTRSLNGGRPGAFGKHDLVAYMEKANKEIMVVPMIESREGVERADEILSVPGVDMVLEGAADLSQSYGVPWQMRSSCVRDGLRQAHAAALRCGVPYCAIPRAAEDIEDWLGRGVRAFVLGDERGVSFRALRGHLRTYSEKSTERKPQ; via the coding sequence ATGTTGAGAGAGAACACTCTTAAGCAAAAGCTGGCGGACGGCCTGCACGTTTATGGACTCTTTTGTTCCATCCCGTCCCCGGTCGTCGTCGAGATGATTGGATGCGCCGATTATGATTTTGTCATTATCGATACCGAGCATGTGCTGGTGAATCCGGAAACGCTCGAGAACATGATCCGGGCTGCCGAAGCCGCCCGTATCACAGCGCTCGTGCGCGTGTCCGGGCCGAATCCCAAAGAAATACTGCGGGCTCTCGACGGGGGCGCCCAAGGCATCGTCGTGCCATCAGTCGAGAGCAGGGAGCAGGCGGAGCTTATCGTACGCGCCTGCCGGTACCACCCGCAAGGCACAAGAAGCCTTAACGGAGGAAGGCCTGGGGCGTTCGGCAAGCATGATCTGGTTGCTTATATGGAAAAGGCCAACAAAGAAATTATGGTCGTACCGATGATTGAAAGCCGGGAGGGCGTTGAGCGGGCGGATGAAATATTATCCGTCCCCGGTGTCGATATGGTGCTTGAAGGCGCAGCAGACTTATCGCAATCCTATGGTGTTCCGTGGCAGATGCGCTCTTCCTGCGTCCGGGACGGTCTGCGGCAGGCACACGCCGCAGCGCTGCGCTGCGGCGTGCCGTACTGTGCGATCCCCCGTGCCGCCGAGGACATTGAGGACTGGCTCGGGAGAGGTGTTCGTGCATTCGTGCTCGGGGACGAGCGGGGAGTTTCGTTCCGGGCGCTTCGCGGGCATCTGCGTACATATTCGGAGAAAAGTACGGAAAGGAAACCGCAATGA
- a CDS encoding MFS transporter — protein sequence MSGLSDWKRSLRLLWGGHFLSTASLTAIAPFLPMYMEEMGRREGVMLWSGLALAAPALSYALTAPLWGKLGDRLGRKWMVVRALLGISLVLIAMGLAQTPAQLLVLRLLQGVLGGVVDAGAAYAGGAVPEKERGKAFGKLEGAVAAGSLAGPLIIGLFWGTVGFRALLLLLGGLLLLWSILAALGLKEGERRPAHVSQHAGIPAVLRELFADRICRSFIMAGICANIGAYGLVSVFAPQVNLLVSDSGNAALWIGLLQGVTWAASWAASSWWGRRNDMAPVERNFAWAAAICGLAVMLQSAVSSPEWLIPLRLVQGFGFSALLQSVFLVVCRTSSADRRGTSIGSASGALVTGQIAGPLTGGLLAGVYSSAFVFILFGAFFVLASLIVAAAARSPLDSPVKGAIR from the coding sequence ATGAGTGGACTTTCGGATTGGAAAAGAAGCTTGCGGCTGCTGTGGGGAGGTCACTTTTTATCAACCGCAAGCCTGACGGCAATCGCGCCTTTTCTGCCTATGTATATGGAGGAAATGGGCAGGAGGGAAGGCGTTATGCTCTGGAGCGGGCTGGCTTTGGCGGCGCCGGCTCTTTCGTATGCGCTGACGGCGCCGCTTTGGGGTAAACTCGGGGACCGGCTCGGCAGGAAGTGGATGGTCGTACGGGCACTGCTTGGCATTTCGCTCGTTCTTATCGCAATGGGGCTGGCCCAAACCCCGGCGCAGCTGCTGGTGCTGCGGCTGCTTCAAGGTGTGCTTGGAGGCGTAGTGGATGCAGGAGCCGCCTATGCCGGAGGCGCCGTACCGGAGAAGGAGCGGGGAAAAGCGTTCGGGAAGCTCGAGGGTGCGGTGGCCGCCGGGTCGCTCGCGGGACCGCTGATTATCGGTCTGTTCTGGGGGACGGTCGGTTTCCGGGCACTGCTTCTGCTGCTGGGGGGGCTGCTCCTCCTGTGGTCGATTTTGGCTGCGCTTGGTTTGAAAGAAGGAGAACGCAGGCCCGCGCATGTGTCGCAACATGCAGGGATTCCCGCCGTTCTGCGCGAGCTGTTTGCCGACCGCATCTGCAGATCATTTATAATGGCTGGAATTTGCGCCAATATCGGCGCTTACGGGCTGGTCTCGGTATTTGCTCCGCAGGTTAATCTGTTAGTCTCGGATTCGGGTAATGCAGCCTTATGGATCGGCTTGCTGCAGGGCGTAACCTGGGCGGCCTCTTGGGCAGCGTCTTCCTGGTGGGGGAGGCGCAACGATATGGCTCCGGTCGAACGCAACTTTGCCTGGGCGGCTGCGATCTGCGGACTGGCGGTTATGCTGCAATCGGCCGTCTCCAGTCCCGAATGGCTGATTCCTCTGAGGCTGGTGCAGGGCTTCGGCTTCAGCGCGCTGCTGCAGTCCGTATTCCTTGTCGTCTGCCGGACATCCAGCGCCGACCGCAGGGGTACCAGCATCGGTTCAGCCAGCGGAGCCCTGGTGACCGGACAAATTGCCGGTCCGCTTACGGGAGGGCTGCTTGCGGGGGTGTACAGCTCGGCCTTCGTCTTTATCTTGTTCGGGGCCTTCTTCGTGCTCGCGTCGCTCATAGTTGCAGCGGCCGCCAGGTCACCGCTTGATTCACCGGTTAAAGGAGCAATCAGATGA
- a CDS encoding IucA/IucC family protein — MIDPITVQARDNAAIGTHSLDEVALASSYVLTDLVNALLAEGLLPAGGQALAVYAGELPGQLRDAYLAADAANAEKLVLQCPVPGAGNSRLLIPVESAYHVPYRFTGSAIIQADAMDNGCVSLRNLDLDALLSLLAECGGTYASEGDYDWVRLCEQVRISVRHKTLSLQVQTTVGSGPPAFPASLLELERWSALRDRPFHPAAKAKEGWDDKEVIRYSAEYAGTFPLEWVALRRDVTLPGSGTEGLDPAGLLLHRKEQSLLAAAFERLGLSSDEYTALPVHPWQLERMLPRELGSELEAGVCIPLGISAGEYAATSSVRSLTPLDDGHHVKLPLGVVSLGAIRSLPALYMTNGDKGQRLLEQLRGADETLSERLFLCDETAWWAFMPKAGDWFDDRPRHLSCQIRRYPAIDQSHRLVPMSAFSVSGPGTGGGHLFDSWLELREMRRGEDTVLQLFGEICDEYLTICMHMLRFGVMPEVHGQNVLLVLKHGRTAGIVLRDHDTVRLYLPWLERNGLADPGYIVKPDRPNSLYNKSAEQLLSYFQTLGIQVNLYSIADSLVKWCGIEEELLWKAIRESLKRAVACAGIPDEDRSTVEELLFERETWPWKQIITPLLQQQGRPGGSMPSGSGRAPNPFFNLIDRGLNVK; from the coding sequence ATGATTGATCCGATTACGGTCCAAGCCAGGGACAATGCGGCTATTGGCACGCATAGCCTCGACGAAGTCGCGCTGGCCTCGTCTTATGTGCTGACCGATTTGGTTAACGCCTTACTGGCGGAAGGACTGCTGCCGGCAGGCGGACAAGCCTTGGCGGTGTATGCCGGCGAGCTGCCGGGACAGCTGCGTGACGCATATCTTGCGGCCGATGCCGCGAATGCGGAAAAACTCGTGCTGCAGTGTCCGGTCCCCGGGGCCGGGAATTCCCGCCTGCTTATTCCGGTGGAATCCGCTTATCATGTGCCGTACCGGTTTACCGGCAGCGCTATTATTCAAGCGGATGCAATGGATAACGGCTGCGTTTCGCTTCGGAACCTGGATCTGGACGCTCTGTTGTCGTTATTGGCTGAATGCGGGGGCACTTATGCTTCAGAAGGGGATTATGATTGGGTTCGCTTATGTGAACAGGTTCGAATATCGGTAAGGCATAAGACGTTGTCGCTTCAAGTGCAGACGACGGTCGGCTCAGGGCCGCCTGCATTTCCAGCCTCCCTTCTGGAGCTTGAACGGTGGTCAGCGCTGAGGGACCGCCCGTTTCACCCGGCGGCCAAAGCCAAGGAGGGCTGGGACGACAAGGAGGTTATCCGTTACAGTGCGGAGTATGCCGGAACCTTCCCGCTCGAGTGGGTGGCATTAAGACGTGATGTGACATTGCCCGGAAGCGGCACTGAGGGACTTGATCCCGCCGGGCTTCTGCTGCACCGGAAAGAACAAAGCCTGTTAGCGGCGGCTTTCGAGCGGCTTGGCTTAAGCAGTGACGAATATACCGCATTGCCGGTGCATCCTTGGCAGCTGGAACGTATGCTGCCCCGGGAGCTCGGGAGCGAGCTGGAAGCCGGCGTATGCATTCCCCTGGGAATTTCGGCCGGCGAATACGCGGCAACATCCTCGGTCCGTTCCTTGACCCCGCTCGATGACGGACATCATGTGAAGCTGCCTCTTGGAGTTGTTTCTCTCGGGGCAATTCGCTCGCTTCCTGCGCTTTATATGACGAACGGCGATAAGGGGCAGCGGCTGCTTGAGCAGCTGCGGGGCGCCGATGAGACGTTATCCGAGCGGCTTTTCCTGTGCGATGAAACCGCTTGGTGGGCTTTTATGCCCAAAGCGGGAGACTGGTTTGACGACCGCCCAAGACATCTATCCTGTCAGATTCGCCGGTATCCGGCGATAGACCAATCGCATCGTCTGGTGCCGATGTCGGCATTTTCCGTCAGCGGGCCCGGAACGGGCGGCGGCCACTTATTCGACTCCTGGCTGGAATTGCGGGAGATGCGGCGGGGCGAGGATACGGTTTTGCAGTTATTCGGCGAAATATGCGACGAATATTTGACTATTTGTATGCACATGCTGCGCTTCGGCGTTATGCCCGAGGTTCACGGACAGAACGTGCTGCTTGTTCTGAAGCACGGAAGGACAGCGGGAATTGTGCTGCGCGACCACGATACCGTTCGTCTCTATCTGCCTTGGCTTGAAAGAAACGGCCTTGCCGATCCCGGATATATTGTCAAACCGGACAGACCTAATTCGCTTTACAACAAGTCGGCGGAGCAGCTGCTTTCTTATTTCCAGACGCTAGGCATTCAGGTGAATTTATATTCAATTGCCGATTCACTTGTAAAGTGGTGCGGAATAGAAGAGGAGCTGCTCTGGAAGGCGATCCGCGAAAGTTTGAAGCGGGCGGTCGCCTGTGCCGGTATACCGGATGAAGACCGGAGCACGGTGGAAGAGCTGCTGTTCGAACGGGAAACGTGGCCCTGGAAACAAATTATAACGCCGCTGCTGCAGCAGCAGGGGAGACCCGGAGGAAGCATGCCCTCGGGAAGCGGGCGGGCGCCGAATCCATTCTTTAATCTAATCGATCGCGGGCTGAATGTAAAATGA
- the sbnB gene encoding 2,3-diaminopropionate biosynthesis protein SbnB, which translates to MNLKTESGAAPSVRPERSEYLDGKAPELLYLDRETIASLGGGSSDLYVEAIEQALTLHAKGDYVQPLKPYLRSSGKEGHIADRIIAMPAHVGGDTPISGIKWIGSKHDNLLSRGLERASGIIALNDPQSNFPIAILEAGLISSMRTAAVTAVAARHLARKGFRRVSCIGCGLIAAAQLRTLLEQFSHIEEIHLFDVKAEMAERLMSDLITSYPGLSCIVGNSAEEAARQSEVVVTCTVTDTPYIPYEWLQKGAFISNTSIMDVQKDVFLKADKVVVDDWDQSNREKKIINQLVIEGLFSRERLYAELGEIVSGLKAGRESDDEIIILNPMGMAIEDIACARSIYLKALKAGAGVSLKLY; encoded by the coding sequence ATGAACTTGAAAACAGAAAGCGGAGCTGCGCCTTCGGTACGACCCGAGCGGAGCGAATACTTGGACGGCAAAGCGCCGGAGCTGCTTTATCTGGACAGGGAAACGATCGCGTCGCTTGGCGGCGGAAGCTCCGACCTGTACGTGGAGGCGATTGAACAAGCACTGACGCTGCACGCGAAGGGAGATTATGTCCAGCCGCTCAAGCCTTACCTGCGTTCCAGCGGCAAGGAAGGTCATATCGCCGACCGCATCATCGCTATGCCTGCGCATGTCGGAGGAGATACTCCGATCTCGGGTATCAAATGGATCGGCAGCAAGCACGATAACCTCCTAAGCAGAGGACTTGAGCGGGCCAGCGGCATAATTGCGCTTAACGATCCGCAGAGCAATTTTCCAATCGCTATTCTGGAGGCGGGCTTAATCAGCAGTATGCGTACAGCTGCGGTAACCGCGGTGGCGGCGCGCCATCTGGCCCGCAAAGGATTTCGCCGGGTCTCGTGCATCGGCTGCGGATTGATTGCAGCCGCGCAGCTTCGAACACTTCTCGAACAGTTTTCGCATATAGAAGAGATTCATCTGTTCGATGTAAAAGCCGAGATGGCGGAGCGGCTCATGAGCGACCTTATAACCAGCTATCCGGGCTTAAGCTGCATCGTCGGGAATTCGGCTGAAGAGGCAGCCCGGCAGAGCGAAGTCGTCGTCACCTGTACAGTGACAGACACTCCGTATATTCCGTACGAATGGCTGCAAAAGGGTGCTTTCATAAGCAATACGTCCATAATGGACGTGCAGAAGGATGTTTTCCTGAAGGCGGATAAAGTGGTAGTGGACGATTGGGATCAGTCGAACCGGGAGAAAAAAATAATCAATCAGCTGGTCATTGAAGGGCTTTTCTCCCGCGAGCGGCTGTATGCAGAATTGGGAGAAATCGTGAGTGGACTGAAGGCCGGCCGTGAATCGGATGATGAAATTATTATTCTGAATCCGATGGGGATGGCTATTGAGGATATTGCATGCGCTCGCAGCATTTATCTCAAGGCGCTCAAAGCGGGTGCGGGCGTAAGCCTGAAGCTCTATTAG